One Ictalurus punctatus breed USDA103 chromosome 21, Coco_2.0, whole genome shotgun sequence genomic window carries:
- the tasora gene encoding protein TASOR isoform X3, giving the protein MECHGGRAAERAQSRAGNPLEPSRAANALSQDGEPRSDCEEESATEFRDAPRVKAADTKRHASSVVANRLAEEPQRLNFQIPRRNKEKRALFQYLSSESREFAEILNIITSSYKDPASQANFVYTKPRLVHNEPLEKEFVEKRKELKQDGRTEKELAESFCFLFSDKVPLICEKGLSVGNSWMSLLGHSTKGVYLCQFSDLLQASPYEPGFTGEMIIFKVIKGKVKSIHDNMLRGLDPTPKFDSHFSKNANKVTALMSYKAFEYTQQYFYEYVDFEPASRPRHVCPYAVVSFQFKAKEAITAGPKASPLQRSNSLPSGTGRERRGYTVWKGQFVNGGKEVYQASLHSISQPFLPFKIPDRLEMGKVMRLDQVKQLIPSSLFSWDLYSGSHEVFKSGMYCSLFEVVAEKNKSGEDLAELFQELEKKALVLMNMVNDKGFLFLLSSGQMFNSSERRAGWKTSSQALFIYHHAQDVSKFSPELQAACTSLTPGPQDPVMLHLNSFIPAYHYALSKVRCNPPENLSAGVEQQAHEYLNSLQESKPIQRVRLDYDIKLDDREKLFPAPRQRFNWEGYIHSYFYSPSLYTMPVEKAKNMVEMYRCASGSRTDPETADAAKAPSDPEGMNEILKLIQMNKMNEAKQKDVPVNTYGLKRKLEEEAQNISAKCSRMATPSNGEAEESQAEKPCQSLADVLTSIGLQDTDLRKDKTQEALKVVELLDKLNKTSQDTDLRKDNAPVALVTMLDKLTKTICNTFLTNADGELVKSSEDTEKTLQDSMTSLGLPTNCDTDLRKRFTDEDDREAQRKNDLEEETAGSLSSLEAFSPCSDSNGQQRGDNIPGERSIPWVLIPITGLKIERYSHRRNRNFEDPRFIQSPTVSTRTSPEKQDVTPPDQPDSSNVEAEPEISSVEDRDMDVSDELKVSDSREQKGTLFSGVDCIVDAQISGFSAEVEDLLREECAYCTPSSSSQTPGNPPQTSIVPFSEYVSHFNTPFPVHSYINSFREGVSAFLDPRKNRRDIVALVSSSVPEVLPVSSSSSLINAPAQSPSSVAAAKPAFTFNSPTPKEDQQQHFHDMQMINGLTQAEQSAVTRERLEAHQGETSIGSVGSRVISDAGESITDSGVTNNHTATSIEPAPAAISNLISQLQPEVINNLVKIMKDVQKNTVHFYIHCVDEESDVCWEIKDYLTRLGNPECDPQTFLEKKDSQDKLLIVIQNIDIAAHIHKIPALVSLKKLRSVNFAGVDSLDDIKNHTYNELFVSGGFIVSDEFVLNPDFITQERLQALLHYLEELNTPESPWRWRVHCKTHKKVKVQSRYKSEALNVLKLMTTYHKKQIVEFLSYHECDTPSHQAPDLDCLVKLQAQNTRQRHVIYLTERRFEMFPHYSNSGIVIANIDDILYNMASLIGETGDKPASSDLHSCPTSPVLREEDMGLCYEIHTRDMTSAHDERPSVCTDLHPRPPTDPDLGVSDYSKRPKASEFPQRRDVTGIFRYPSS; this is encoded by the exons CTCTGTTCCAGTACTTGTCCTCAGAGTCCAGAGAGTTTGCAGAAATCCTCAACATAATCACCTCTAGCTACAAGGATCCTGCCTCACAAGCGAACTTTGTGTACACCAAACCTCGCCTCGTCCACAACGAGCCTCTGGAGAaagaa TTCGTTGAGAAGAGGAAAGAGCTGAAGCAGGATGGACGCACTGAAAAAGAACTGGCCGAGTCCttttgtttcctgttttctGACAAG GTCCCTTTGATTTGTGAAAAAGGTTTATCAGTCGGCAAcagctggatgagccttttggGACATTCCACTAAAG GCGTTTACTTGTGTCAGTTCTCCGACTTGCTACAAGCCAGTCCCTATGAGCCTGGCTTCACCGGAGAGATGATCATCTTTAAAGTGATAAAG GGTAAAGTAAAGAGCATACATGATAACATGTTAAGAGGTTTGGACCCAACACCCAAATTTGACAGCCATTTCTCTAAGAACGCCAACAAGGTGACGGCCCTGATGTCTTACAAGGCATTCGAGTATACTCAG CAATATTTCTATGAGTATGTGGATTTTGAGCCTGCGTCCAGACCAAGGCATGTGTGTCCATATGCTGTCGTTTCTTTTCAGTTCAAAGCAAAGGAGGCTATAACAGCGGGCCCTAAAGCCTCGCCTCTGCAGAG GTCCAACAGCCTGCCATCAGGAACAGGTAGAG aaagaCGTGGCTACACTGTTTGGAAAGGACAATTTGTGAACGGAGGAAAGGAAGTGTATCAAGCAAGCCTTCATTCCATTTCGCAACCTTTTCTACCTTTCAAGAT ACCAGACAGGCTGGAGATGGGTAAAGTCATGAGACTGGACCAAGTAAAGCAGTTAATTCCATCTTCACTTTTCTCCTGGGATCTTTACTCCGGCAGCCACGAAG TGTTCAAGAGCGGGATGTACTGCAGTCTGTTTGAGGTCGTGGCAGAGAAAAACAAATCAGGAGAGGACCTGGCCGAGTTGTTTCAGGAGCTTGAAAAAAAGGCACTG GTATTGATGAACATGGTGAACGACAAAGGTTTTCTGTTCCTTCTGTCTTCAGGCCAAATGTTCAACTCAAGTG AACGCAGAGCAGGCTGGAAAACATCTTCTCAAGCTCTTTTCATCTATCACCATGCACAGGATGTGTCGAAGTTCT CACCTGAGCTCCAAGCTGCCTGCACATCCTTGACCCCGGGGCCCCAGGACCCTGTAATGCTACACCTGAATAGCTTCATCCCAGCGTACCACTACGCTCTCAGCAAAGTGCGATGTAACCCTCCGGAAAACTTGAGCGCCGGCGTGGAGCAGCAGGCCCACGAATACCTCAACAGCCTCCAGGAATCCAAACCCATCCAGCGAGTCCGACTCGACTATGACATCAAACTGGACGACAGGGAGAAGCTCTTTCCTGCTCCGAGGCAGAGATTCAACTGGGAAGGCTACATTCATTCCTACTTTTACAGCCCCAGTCTGTACACGATGCCTGTTGAAAAAGCTAAGAACATGGTGGAGATGTACAGATGCGCTTCCGGGTCTAGAACCGACCCAGAGACCGCAGACGCTGCCAAGGCTCCTAGCGACCCAGAGGGAATGAACGAGATTTTAAAGCTCATTCAgatgaataaaatgaatgaagccAAACAGAAAGACGTGCCAGTGAATACTTATGGTTTAAAGAGGAAGTTGGAGGAAGAAGCGCAGAACATAAGTGCAAAGTGTTCGAGGATGGCCACACCCAGCAACGGAGAAGCTGAAGAAAGTCAAG ctgagaAACCCTGTCAGTCTCTGGCTGACGTGCTGACCAGCATTGGCCTTCAAGACACAGACCTCAGGAAGGACAAGACTCAGGAGGCACTGAAGGTTGTGGAGTTACTGGACAAGCTCAACAAAACCTCTCAGGATACAGACCTGAGGAAGGACAATGCTCCGGTAGCACTGGTTACAATGCTGGACAAACTAACCAAAACCATATGCAACACATTTTTGACTAACGCTGATGGAGAACTGGTAAAGAGCAGTGAAGACACTGAGAAGACTCTACAGGACAGCATGACCAGCCTGGGCCTCCCCACTAACTGTGACACCGACCTTCGGAAACGATTCACGGATGAAGACGATCGAGAGGCACAAAGAAAAAACGATCTTGAG GAAGAAACTGCTGGTAGCTTGAGCAGCCTGGAGGCTTTCAGTCCATGCTCCGATAGCAATGGACAACAACGTGGTGACAACATACCTGGAGAGAGGTCAATCCCCTGGGTGCTTATTCCCATAACAG GTCTGAAGATTGAGAGATACAGCCATAGAAGGAACAGAAATTTTGAGGATCCCCGTTTCATCCAAAGCCCCACAGTGTCTACTCGCACCAGCCCGGAGAAACAGGATGTCACGCCTCCTGATCAGCCTGACAGCAGTAACGTGGAGGCCGAACCTGAGATCAGCTCCGTGGAGGACCGGGACATGGACGTCTCGGACGAGCTGAAAGTCTCTGATAGTCGAGAGCAGAAAGGCACTCTGTTCAGCGGCGTCGACTGCATAGTCGACGCACAAATCTCTGGCTTCTCTGCTGAGGTCGAGGATCTTCTGCGAGAGGAATGTGCGTACTGCACGCCCAGTTCTAGCTCTCAAACCCCGGGAAATCCACCACAGACTTCCATTGTACCTTTCTCCGAGTACGTCTCGCATTTTAACACGCCCTTTCCCGTGCACAGCTATATTAACTCGTTCAGAGAAGGCGTAAGCGCTTTCTTAGATCCCCGGAAGAATAGACGGGATATCGTGGCACTCGTTTCTTCTTCAGTTCCTGAAGTTCTTCctgtctcttcttcttcttctctcattAACGCACCTGCTCAGTCTCCCAGCTCTGTCGCTGCAGCGAAACCTGCGTTTACCTTTAATTCTCCGACCCCCAAAGAGGACCAGCAGCAACACTTTCATGACATGCAAATGATCAACGGGTTAACGCAGGCAGAACAGAGCGCAGTGACGCGTGAAAGGCTTGAAGCCCATCAAGGCGAGACTTCGATCGGATCTGTTGGCAGTCGGGTGATCTCGGATGCAGGAGAAAGCATTACCGATAGCGGCGTGACAAACAACCACACGGCTACGTCTATAGAACCGGCTCCAGCTGCCATCAGCAACCTTATTAGTCAGCTCCAACCTGAGGTGATCAACAACCTAGTGAAGATCATGAAGGATGTGCAAAAGAATACCGTCCACTTCTACATCCATTGCGTGGATGAGGAGAGTGACGTGTGCTGGGAAATAAAG GACTATTTAACGAGGCTCGGCAACCCAGAGTGCGATCCTCAGACCTTTCTTGAGAAAAAGGACAGTCAAGACAAACTCCTGATCGTCATCCAAAATATAGACATCGCTGCCCACATCCATAAG ATTCCTGCATTAGTGTCTCTAAAAAAGCTGCGATCAGTAAACTTCGCTGGAGTAGACAGTCTCGATGACATCAAGAATCACACCTACAACGAACTGTTCGTTTCTGGCGGCTTCATCGTCTCTGATGAATTTGTCCTTAATCCTGACTTCATCACACAGG AGAGACTTCAGGCTCTTCTTCACTATCTCGAGGAGCTTAACACACCTGAGAGTCCGTGGAGATGGCGGGTGCACTGTAAAACTCACAAAAAGGTCAAAGTGCAAAGCAG GTATAAAAGCGAAGCCCTGAACGTACTGAAACTCATGACGACCTACCACAAGAAACAAATAGTCGAGTTTCTGTCCTATCACGAATGCGATACTCCGTCGCACCAAGCACCTGACCTGGACTGTCTGGTGAAGCTTCAGGCTCAGAACACCCGCCAGCGTCATGTAATATATCTCACag AGCGTCGCTTTGAGATGTTTCCACATTATTCTAACAGTGGCATTGTTATTGCAAACATCGATGACATCCTGTATAATATGGCCAGTCTGATCGGTGAAACAGGTGACAAACCAGCATCGTCAGATCTGCATTCCTGTCCCACTTCCCCAGTAT TGAGGGAGGAGGACATGGGACTATGCTATGAAATTCACACCCGAGACATGACATCTGCCCATGATGAAAGACCCTCTGTCTGTACAGACCTACATCCTCGTCCTCCGACTGATCCGGACCTCGGTGTATCCGACTATTCA AAACGCCCGAAGGCAAGCGAGTTCCCACAAAGGCGAGACGTCACCGGGATCTTTCGGTATCCATCCTCATGA